Proteins encoded by one window of Elaeis guineensis isolate ETL-2024a chromosome 12, EG11, whole genome shotgun sequence:
- the LOC105055794 gene encoding GDT1-like protein 2, chloroplastic isoform X1, translated as MQGGNLQFQVFSSGRSPPLTFFVSSPYLLDRRSRRNSISLRYRCIPRLKSIGRIIRVQASNVNVGSGSYGREGEREGHSNLMDGSTRVRYQLSIAGVLLVCTLAFSLVVFLKGGPSALVKALAKSGFTAAFTLIFVSEIGDKTFFIAALLAMQYDKALVLFGSMGALSLMTVLSVIMGRIFHSVPTQFQTTLPIGEYAAVALLTFFGLKSIKNAWELPSNASSNKKGSSDLGELVEAEELVKEKVAKKLMNPPELLWKSFSLVLFAEWGDRSMLATIALGAAQSPWGVASGAIAGHLFATSIAILGGAFLANYISEKLVRETKTFFFWGVVLFCACKLILGSGNKFLCSYGISFDQPSKEFSGFQKIEHCSTAQEQLAYPKAYGFLQDNTRLAFIQRCMTSSFFIS; from the exons ATGCAAGGCGGTAATCTCCAGTTCCAAGTGTTCTCGAGTGGGAGATCCCCTCCTTTAACCTTCTTCGTTTCGTCCCCCTATCTTCTTGATCGGAGATCCAGGAGGAATTCGATCTCTT TAAGGTATAGATGCATACCCAGGTTGAAATCAATAGGTAGAATCATCAGAGTTCAAGCATCCAACGTCAATGTCGGATCTGGGAGCTAtggaagagaaggagaaagagaaggcCACAGCAATCTCATGGATGGTTCTACTA GAGTTCGTTACCAACTATCTATTGCCGGTGTGCTACTCGTGTGTACATTAGCATTTTCACTTGTTGTTTTCTTGAAGGGAGGCCCTTCTGCACTTGTAAAGGCACTTGCAAAATCAGGCTTCACAGCTGCATTTACTTTGATCTTTGTTTCTGAAATTGGGGACAAG ACTTTTTTCATTGCTGCATTGTTGGCTATGCAATATGACAAAGCACTG GTTCTATTTGGATCAATGGGTGCTCTTTCACTTATGACAGTCTTATCTGTGATAATGGGACGGATTTTTCATTCTGTACCAACGCAGTTTCAGACAA CTTTACCAATTGGAGAGTATGCAGCGGTGGCACTTCTTACATTCTTTGGTCTCAAATCAATTAAAAATGCATGGGAACTTCCATCAAATGCAAGTAGTAATAAGAAAGGGAGTTCTGACCTCGGAGAGCTTGTTGAAGCTGAGGAGCTTGTGAAGGAAAAG GTAGCCAAGAAGCTCATGAATCCTCCTGAACTCCTTTGGAAGTCTTTCAGCCTTGTGCTTTTTGCG GAATGGGGTGATAGGTCAATGCTAGCTACAATTGCTCTGGGTGCTGCACAG TCTCCTTGGGGTGTAGCTAGTGGAGCCATAGCCGGTCACCTATTCGCAACATCGATTGCAATTTTAGGTGGAGCATTTCTAGCCAACTATATTTCAGAGAAACTGGTTAGAGAaactaaaactttttttttttggggtgttgTTTTGTTTTGTGCTTGCAAGTTAATTTTAGGTTCTGGAAATAAGTTCCTTTGTTCATATGGAATTTCCTTTGATCAG CCTTCTAAGGAATTTTCTGGGTTCCAGAAAATAGAACACTGCAGCACAGCACAAGAACAGTTGGCCTACCCCAAGGCATATGGTTTTCTCCAAGATAATACCAGGCTAGCTTTTATTCAAAGATGTATGACAAGTAGTTTCTTTATATCATAA
- the LOC105055794 gene encoding GDT1-like protein 2, chloroplastic isoform X4 yields the protein MSDLGAMEEKEKEKATAISWMVLLTFFIAALLAMQYDKALVLFGSMGALSLMTVLSVIMGRIFHSVPTQFQTTLPIGEYAAVALLTFFGLKSIKNAWELPSNASSNKKGSSDLGELVEAEELVKEKVAKKLMNPPELLWKSFSLVLFAEWGDRSMLATIALGAAQSPWGVASGAIAGHLFATSIAILGGAFLANYISEKLVRETKTFFFWGVVLFCACKLILGSGNKFLCSYGISFDQPSKEFSGFQKIEHCSTAQEQLAYPKAYGFLQDNTRLAFIQRCMTSSFFIS from the exons ATGTCGGATCTGGGAGCTAtggaagagaaggagaaagagaaggcCACAGCAATCTCATGGATGGTTCTACTA ACTTTTTTCATTGCTGCATTGTTGGCTATGCAATATGACAAAGCACTG GTTCTATTTGGATCAATGGGTGCTCTTTCACTTATGACAGTCTTATCTGTGATAATGGGACGGATTTTTCATTCTGTACCAACGCAGTTTCAGACAA CTTTACCAATTGGAGAGTATGCAGCGGTGGCACTTCTTACATTCTTTGGTCTCAAATCAATTAAAAATGCATGGGAACTTCCATCAAATGCAAGTAGTAATAAGAAAGGGAGTTCTGACCTCGGAGAGCTTGTTGAAGCTGAGGAGCTTGTGAAGGAAAAG GTAGCCAAGAAGCTCATGAATCCTCCTGAACTCCTTTGGAAGTCTTTCAGCCTTGTGCTTTTTGCG GAATGGGGTGATAGGTCAATGCTAGCTACAATTGCTCTGGGTGCTGCACAG TCTCCTTGGGGTGTAGCTAGTGGAGCCATAGCCGGTCACCTATTCGCAACATCGATTGCAATTTTAGGTGGAGCATTTCTAGCCAACTATATTTCAGAGAAACTGGTTAGAGAaactaaaactttttttttttggggtgttgTTTTGTTTTGTGCTTGCAAGTTAATTTTAGGTTCTGGAAATAAGTTCCTTTGTTCATATGGAATTTCCTTTGATCAG CCTTCTAAGGAATTTTCTGGGTTCCAGAAAATAGAACACTGCAGCACAGCACAAGAACAGTTGGCCTACCCCAAGGCATATGGTTTTCTCCAAGATAATACCAGGCTAGCTTTTATTCAAAGATGTATGACAAGTAGTTTCTTTATATCATAA
- the LOC105055794 gene encoding GDT1-like protein 2, chloroplastic isoform X2, protein MQGGNLQFQVFSSGRSPPLTFFVSSPYLLDRRSRRNSISLRYRCIPRLKSIGRIIRVQASNVNVGSGSYGREGEREGHSNLMDGSTSETSSGSDKPLSGVRYQLSIAGVLLVCTLAFSLVVFLKGGPSALVKALAKSGFTAAFTLIFVSEIGDKTFFIAALLAMQYDKALVLFGSMGALSLMTVLSVIMGRIFHSVPTQFQTTLPIGEYAAVALLTFFGLKSIKNAWELPSNASSNKKGSSDLGELVEAEELVKEKVAKKLMNPPELLWKSFSLVLFAEWGDRSMLATIALGAAQSPWGVASGAIAGHLFATSIAILGGAFLANYISEKLVGYLGGVLFLVFAVATLFGVF, encoded by the exons ATGCAAGGCGGTAATCTCCAGTTCCAAGTGTTCTCGAGTGGGAGATCCCCTCCTTTAACCTTCTTCGTTTCGTCCCCCTATCTTCTTGATCGGAGATCCAGGAGGAATTCGATCTCTT TAAGGTATAGATGCATACCCAGGTTGAAATCAATAGGTAGAATCATCAGAGTTCAAGCATCCAACGTCAATGTCGGATCTGGGAGCTAtggaagagaaggagaaagagaaggcCACAGCAATCTCATGGATGGTTCTACTAGTGAGACTTCATCTGGATC AGATAAACCTCTTTCAGGAGTTCGTTACCAACTATCTATTGCCGGTGTGCTACTCGTGTGTACATTAGCATTTTCACTTGTTGTTTTCTTGAAGGGAGGCCCTTCTGCACTTGTAAAGGCACTTGCAAAATCAGGCTTCACAGCTGCATTTACTTTGATCTTTGTTTCTGAAATTGGGGACAAG ACTTTTTTCATTGCTGCATTGTTGGCTATGCAATATGACAAAGCACTG GTTCTATTTGGATCAATGGGTGCTCTTTCACTTATGACAGTCTTATCTGTGATAATGGGACGGATTTTTCATTCTGTACCAACGCAGTTTCAGACAA CTTTACCAATTGGAGAGTATGCAGCGGTGGCACTTCTTACATTCTTTGGTCTCAAATCAATTAAAAATGCATGGGAACTTCCATCAAATGCAAGTAGTAATAAGAAAGGGAGTTCTGACCTCGGAGAGCTTGTTGAAGCTGAGGAGCTTGTGAAGGAAAAG GTAGCCAAGAAGCTCATGAATCCTCCTGAACTCCTTTGGAAGTCTTTCAGCCTTGTGCTTTTTGCG GAATGGGGTGATAGGTCAATGCTAGCTACAATTGCTCTGGGTGCTGCACAG TCTCCTTGGGGTGTAGCTAGTGGAGCCATAGCCGGTCACCTATTCGCAACATCGATTGCAATTTTAGGTGGAGCATTTCTAGCCAACTATATTTCAGAGAAACTG GTTGGTTATTTGGGTGGAGTACTATTTCTAGTTTTTGCTGTGGCTACACTCTTTGGAGTTTTCTGA
- the LOC105055794 gene encoding GDT1-like protein 2, chloroplastic isoform X3, producing MSDLGAMEEKEKEKATAISWMVLLGGPSALVKALAKSGFTAAFTLIFVSEIGDKTFFIAALLAMQYDKALVLFGSMGALSLMTVLSVIMGRIFHSVPTQFQTTLPIGEYAAVALLTFFGLKSIKNAWELPSNASSNKKGSSDLGELVEAEELVKEKVAKKLMNPPELLWKSFSLVLFAEWGDRSMLATIALGAAQSPWGVASGAIAGHLFATSIAILGGAFLANYISEKLVRETKTFFFWGVVLFCACKLILGSGNKFLCSYGISFDQPSKEFSGFQKIEHCSTAQEQLAYPKAYGFLQDNTRLAFIQRCMTSSFFIS from the exons ATGTCGGATCTGGGAGCTAtggaagagaaggagaaagagaaggcCACAGCAATCTCATGGATGGTTCTACTA GGAGGCCCTTCTGCACTTGTAAAGGCACTTGCAAAATCAGGCTTCACAGCTGCATTTACTTTGATCTTTGTTTCTGAAATTGGGGACAAG ACTTTTTTCATTGCTGCATTGTTGGCTATGCAATATGACAAAGCACTG GTTCTATTTGGATCAATGGGTGCTCTTTCACTTATGACAGTCTTATCTGTGATAATGGGACGGATTTTTCATTCTGTACCAACGCAGTTTCAGACAA CTTTACCAATTGGAGAGTATGCAGCGGTGGCACTTCTTACATTCTTTGGTCTCAAATCAATTAAAAATGCATGGGAACTTCCATCAAATGCAAGTAGTAATAAGAAAGGGAGTTCTGACCTCGGAGAGCTTGTTGAAGCTGAGGAGCTTGTGAAGGAAAAG GTAGCCAAGAAGCTCATGAATCCTCCTGAACTCCTTTGGAAGTCTTTCAGCCTTGTGCTTTTTGCG GAATGGGGTGATAGGTCAATGCTAGCTACAATTGCTCTGGGTGCTGCACAG TCTCCTTGGGGTGTAGCTAGTGGAGCCATAGCCGGTCACCTATTCGCAACATCGATTGCAATTTTAGGTGGAGCATTTCTAGCCAACTATATTTCAGAGAAACTGGTTAGAGAaactaaaactttttttttttggggtgttgTTTTGTTTTGTGCTTGCAAGTTAATTTTAGGTTCTGGAAATAAGTTCCTTTGTTCATATGGAATTTCCTTTGATCAG CCTTCTAAGGAATTTTCTGGGTTCCAGAAAATAGAACACTGCAGCACAGCACAAGAACAGTTGGCCTACCCCAAGGCATATGGTTTTCTCCAAGATAATACCAGGCTAGCTTTTATTCAAAGATGTATGACAAGTAGTTTCTTTATATCATAA